GTCATCGAAGTTCATCACTTCCGGCGGGCGGTTCATGATGCAGCCGTAGTAGGCAGCAACTTTCAAACCCTTGAGCGGTTTGATGGTGCTTTCCTTCAGCGCTTTAAGACCGAGATCTTCAACAAGAATCTGAAGCACTGATTTGGTGGAAACCCCGCCGTTGTAGGGATTGTCCAGCAGTTTGTTGACCTTCTCGCGCATTTCGTCTTTTTTCATACGATGTTCTGCGGATTTGAGGTTGGTCAGACAACTGGGGCAGGGGGTAACCGCTGTATCCAGATCCATTTTCTCCACCAACTGTAAATTGCGGGCAGAGAGGGCGCTGGAAAGTGAGTGGTCCACAGTGTGAGCCGGGGTGGAACCGCAGCAGCTCCAGTCGGGAATGTCGGTGAGCCGGATTCCCAGCTTTTCACAGACAGCCCGGGTGGACATATCATATTCCATGGATGTCCCGGTGCCGGAGCATCCGGGGTAGTAGGCGTATGTTAAGGAATCACTCATTTGCGGGACTCCTCTTGGAACCTTTTGAAGATTTTCTTGATTTCATCCTTGCCCTGAATTTCGTGGGGTTTGAAATGCATTTTGCCCTTGGGCAGCACTTTCGGCCCCAGATCGAGGTCGGTCCAGAACCGTCCTGTTTTGGCTACATAAGCCGCAAGCAGGCCCACTTCGAACACTCTTCCGTTATTTTCAACGGAATCGAGGAAGCTGTCCCAGAATTTTTTGACCGTGGGTACAGGAGCGTATCCTTCCCGACGGGCCATGTGGCGCAACACATCCATGATGTGAGCCACGTCGATGTTGTTGGGGCACCTTGTGGTGCAGGATTCACAGGTCGCGCAAAGCCAGATGGACTTGCATTTGAGCACGGTGTCCTTTTGCCCTGCCTGAACCATACGCATGATTCTGCTTACTGGAATGTCGTACGCAAATGTGTACGGACATCCGGCGGTACAGTTACCGCACTGGTAGCAAAGGGACAGGTCCTGCCCGCTTTCCTTTTCTACCTGTTTAACAAAATCGGCGTCGTAAGTCTTAGTAATATTCACTATTCCCATAAATGAGTAGCCGCCTTTCCGCTTTAAAAGTCCGGTGGAGCGGACCTTTAGTTTCCGTAGATTGGCTTAAAGATTATTGACAGAGTATGGATTCTTAAGAGGGGGTATTCTGCCAGAAGTCCTATGGAAACTGCAAGCGATAATAACGTGTTTCAGTCTGCTTTCTTTTTCGAGCTGTGTTTTTAAGATTCTGCAGTGATTATGAGCTCTGTGTGTTGGTCTTGAAGGGTTGAATGTTCTGTAAAATCGACAATGGATAATTTATTTTAATGTTACACGAAGGGTGTGTTGTAAAAGTAAGACTGGCAAAAAGAGAGGTGTTGTAGATTTATTAATTATTTCATTGAGGTGAGGTTTGATCTTGTCTATAATGTTTTGCGTCTTGAAAAAAAGTGTTTCAGTTTTGCTACAGAGAGACGTCAGAATGTGAATTTGCACTTCACTTCTATATGAAAACAGGGTACTTGAGTGTCTATATATGTGATAGTACGAACTTTTTTAGTGGGAGTGGAGTTTGAGGCTTGGTTTTGAAGGATGCAGGACTATCAAAACAGCGGGGTTATTATGGTAGATAAAGGGTTTGCCGTACGAATTGGGGTGATTCTGGCGGTGATTGTCGTTTTCAGCTGTTCGTTGGCCGGGTACGGTATCACGGATTCAGCTACTTATGTGGGGTCCGAGGCATGCGCTGATTGCCATGAGGTGGAGTACCGGAATTATGAAAAATTTTCTAAAAAGGCCCATTCCAGTAAAAGCGTGAAAATCATGGCTTCAGATCTTGATGCTGACGAGCTTAAAGAATGCTTTACCTGTCATGCCACTGGATATGGGAAACCCGGCGGTTTTGTTTCTTTTGAACAGACTCCTCACTTAGCCGATGCCGGTTGCGAAGTTTGCCATGGTCCCGGCTCTCTTCATTCTGAAGACGGTGACCCGGATTTGATCAAAAGAAAAATGACTATTGAGGAGTGCGAAGTCTGCCACAACGCGGAACGGGTCAATAATTTCAATTACAAGCCGCTGATTTTCGGCGGAGCACACTAAGGAGGTCGCTATGAAATTTATAAAAACCTCCTTAGGTAACAAGGTCATGGTTCTGACTTCGCTGCTTACAGCGACTGTTTTTATATGTCTTTTTCTTGCCAACTCTTTTTGGCAACGCACCACCATGATGGAAGAGATAGAGAAAAATGCCTACAAGACAGCGGATATGCTGCAACTGGCCATCCGTGAACCCATGGCAAAAGGTGATAACCGGGCCACAACAGCGAAGTTTGCCACTGTTTCTGAAAAATATTCTGATGTAGATATTTATCTAACCAACTTTAAGGGTAATATTACCTACTCCACCAATACTTCGGACATCCGTGCCGACCTTAACAGCAGAATACGTGATGAAGGGATAAATGACCTTGTTGCGCGTAGCCTTAAGACTCCGCTTAAAAGCGGAATCCTTTCCGAACTCGACGGTAAGGAAATCTTTGTTGAGGTGGAGACAATTGAGAACGAAAAAGCATGCTATCATTGCCACGGCAGTAGGCAGCCAGTTCTCGGAACCTTGGTCATGGTGCAGGATGTTTCGCCGCAGTTTGCAGGATTTCATGAATCTCAGTTGAAAGGTGCCGGGCTGTCCTTTGGTGGATTTATTACTTTACTCGGCGCGCTTCTGTTCTTCATGCGCAGATCCATTGTCGATCGTATTAAGGTTATTTCCAACGCTACCAGCGATTTTGCTCAGGGTAATCTTGATGCTCAGTTTGCAGTAAATTGCAGCGATGAGCTTGGTTCTCTCGGTGAAAATCTCGGCGATATGGCCCGTCAAATTAAAGACCAGCTGGTATACAACAGAGGGGTACTCAACGGTATTACCGTGCCCATGATTGTAACTGACGGCGAGGGTAAAATTGATTTTGCCAACAGTCCCATGCGGGATATTATCGGTAGATCTGAAGAAAATCTTCTTGGAACAGATATCGGGAATTTTTTCAAAGTTGACGGTAAGTCTCTGGCCGCAGACGCCATTGCTACCGGAAAATGCCCTGAAGGTTTGCTGCGCTTCAACAGGGAGGACGGAGTTGAGTTTCCGTTGCGCTATCAGGTTTGTCCGTTGCTGAATGCAGAAGAGGAAACTGTCGGTGCTATTGCGGTAATGGTTGACCTTACTGAAGAGGAAGCCAGCCGTAAGCATATTGAGCAGCAGCAGAAGTCCTTGCTTGAAGTGGCCAATGAAGTCACTGAAGTATCCAAGTCCTTGCTTTCGTATACCACTGAGCTTTCGCAGCAGATGAATGAACTTACTGCGGGAGTTGATACCACGGCCATGCAGACCAGTCAGGTTGCCACTGCCATGGAAGAAATGAATGCGACGGTACTTGAAGTTGCCCAGAATACCGGTGAAACAGCTGAAGCTTCCGACAGGGCCAATTCCGTGGCTCGTGATGGCGGAGAGGTGGTCAGCAATACTGTTTCAGAGATTCATATTGTAACCGAAACTACGGACAAACTTTCCGATATGCTTGCTGACCTTTCGGAGCGGGCTATTAATATCGGTGAGGTCATGTCTGTAATTAACGATATTGCCGACCAGACCAACTTGTTGGCCTTGAACGCTGCCATTGAAGCTGCACGTGCCGGTGAAGCAGGACGTGGATTCGCTGTGGTTGCTGACGAAGTCCGCAAGCTTGCTGAGAAGACCATGGGTGCGACCAATGAGGTTGAGAGTGCTATCTCCCTCATCCAGCAATCCACTGACAAGGTCGTTGGCGAGATGAACGGAGTGCGTGGCAGGGTTGAAAATACTGTGCAGATGGCTGAAGGAGCTGGTGGAGTTCTTGGGCAAATCGTCAATGAATCCGAATCCATCGCTGATATGGTCCGGGCCATTGCCACAGCAGCAGAACAACAGACAGCCACCAGTGATGAGATTAACAACAGCGTCACCGAGATCAACAATCTATCATTGGCTCTTTCTGATGGTATTCAGAATGCCAACTCCAATATTATGGAAGTGGCCGACATGGCTGAGAAGTTGAGCAAGTTGGTGGAAAGGTTCAAGTAAGACTGAATTATTACAAAGTACTACAAAGCCCCTCCCGCAAATTTGCGAGAGGGGCTTTGTCTATGCATCCGCGGACCTTCGGGGACCAGAGCCCTTTTATAAAGGCTTCGTTGTTTAGCTTGGAAATTCGTACAAAATTATGATCGCAAAATCATTCATGATGATGCGTTCTTAACTTTTAAGCGCGTTTAGATACGCTAGATGCGAAGCATACTGAAAGGTTCTGAAAGGGATGGGGTCTGGGGAAGGGAAAACTCTTGCAAGAGTTTTCCCTTCCCCAGCCGCCGGAGGCATCTGTCTAACGCCAGCCTTTGCCGGAGTTGCTGAAAATTTCTGTAATACGGATATTTTTAACTGGCCTGAATTTGTTGGCTCGTGCTTCTTGAGGGGTTTTGCCTGTACTTTCGTAGATGGTCTCTATGTACTTGAGCAGCCCGACTAGCCCTTTGCGTTTGGCACTGGTTCTTTTTACTCGGCATGAGATGGTATCCGGCGATATGGAGTGATAGCGCGCGAGATAACTTCCGTCCTTCTGGAGGACTAGTTCCATACGGCTGAAGC
This DNA window, taken from Marinifilum sp. JC120, encodes the following:
- a CDS encoding heterodisulfide reductase subunit B encodes the protein MSDSLTYAYYPGCSGTGTSMEYDMSTRAVCEKLGIRLTDIPDWSCCGSTPAHTVDHSLSSALSARNLQLVEKMDLDTAVTPCPSCLTNLKSAEHRMKKDEMREKVNKLLDNPYNGGVSTKSVLQILVEDLGLKALKESTIKPLKGLKVAAYYGCIMNRPPEVMNFDDPEHPMAMDNILKAMGATVLPYPLKVECCGASFGIPRKDVVMRLSGKLLDVADDIGVDALVTACPLCQMNLDLRQTQINSATGAKHNIPIFYYTQLMGIALGMNEKEMGMDKLCVSPRKVLDAIGKEEKK
- a CDS encoding heterodisulfide reductase subunit C, with the translated sequence MGIVNITKTYDADFVKQVEKESGQDLSLCYQCGNCTAGCPYTFAYDIPVSRIMRMVQAGQKDTVLKCKSIWLCATCESCTTRCPNNIDVAHIMDVLRHMARREGYAPVPTVKKFWDSFLDSVENNGRVFEVGLLAAYVAKTGRFWTDLDLGPKVLPKGKMHFKPHEIQGKDEIKKIFKRFQEESRK
- a CDS encoding cytochrome C, with the translated sequence MVDKGFAVRIGVILAVIVVFSCSLAGYGITDSATYVGSEACADCHEVEYRNYEKFSKKAHSSKSVKIMASDLDADELKECFTCHATGYGKPGGFVSFEQTPHLADAGCEVCHGPGSLHSEDGDPDLIKRKMTIEECEVCHNAERVNNFNYKPLIFGGAH
- a CDS encoding methyl-accepting chemotaxis protein, with translation MKFIKTSLGNKVMVLTSLLTATVFICLFLANSFWQRTTMMEEIEKNAYKTADMLQLAIREPMAKGDNRATTAKFATVSEKYSDVDIYLTNFKGNITYSTNTSDIRADLNSRIRDEGINDLVARSLKTPLKSGILSELDGKEIFVEVETIENEKACYHCHGSRQPVLGTLVMVQDVSPQFAGFHESQLKGAGLSFGGFITLLGALLFFMRRSIVDRIKVISNATSDFAQGNLDAQFAVNCSDELGSLGENLGDMARQIKDQLVYNRGVLNGITVPMIVTDGEGKIDFANSPMRDIIGRSEENLLGTDIGNFFKVDGKSLAADAIATGKCPEGLLRFNREDGVEFPLRYQVCPLLNAEEETVGAIAVMVDLTEEEASRKHIEQQQKSLLEVANEVTEVSKSLLSYTTELSQQMNELTAGVDTTAMQTSQVATAMEEMNATVLEVAQNTGETAEASDRANSVARDGGEVVSNTVSEIHIVTETTDKLSDMLADLSERAINIGEVMSVINDIADQTNLLALNAAIEAARAGEAGRGFAVVADEVRKLAEKTMGATNEVESAISLIQQSTDKVVGEMNGVRGRVENTVQMAEGAGGVLGQIVNESESIADMVRAIATAAEQQTATSDEINNSVTEINNLSLALSDGIQNANSNIMEVADMAEKLSKLVERFK